In the Streptomyces fradiae ATCC 10745 = DSM 40063 genome, CGCGACCTGCTCCTGGAGCGGGCCGCCACCGAGCGCGGCGCCTCCGTCGAGCGGTGCGCCCTCGGCGCGCTGGGGCCCTCGCACGACGTGTGCCCCGTCGGCTGCTGCCCCGCCCGTGCCGAGCGGCCCGCCGCGGCCGGCGCCGACAGCCCGTACGCCTGAGGAGGCCCCGTGACCGATCAGCCGCCGCCCACCCCGGGCCCTGCGGGCGAGCCGCCGCTGGAGGAACTGCTCTCCGTCGCCCTGGAGGCCGCCCGGCGCGCCGGCGCCCTGCTGCGCGACGGCCGCCCGGTGGACCTGGGCGTCGCCGCGACCAAGTCGAGCCCCATCGACGTGGTCACCGAGATGGACATCGCCGCCGAGAAGCTGATCACCGACCACCTGGCGGAGCACCGGCCCCACGACGGCCTGCTCGGCGAGGAGGGCGGCGCCTCCGAGGGCACCAGCGGCATCCGCTGGGTGGTCGACCCCCTGGACGGCACGGTGAACTACCTGTACGGCCTGCCGACCTGGGCGGTGTCCATCGCCGCCGAGCGGGACGGCGAGGCGCTCGTCGGCGTCGTGGAGGTCCCCCTGCGCGGCGAGACGTTCCAGGCCGTACGGGGGCGGGGGGCCTGGCTGGGGGAGCGGCGGCTGCGCTGCCGCCCGGCCCCGCAGCTGGACCGGGCGCTCATCGCGACCGGGTTCAACTACGTCACCACCGTCCGCGCCCACCAGGCCGAGGTGGCCCACCGGCTGCTGCCGCTGGTGCGGGACGTACGCCGGAGCGGGTCGGCCGCCGTCGACCTGGCCGACGTGGCCGCCGGCCGGCTGGACGGCTACTACGAGCGGGGCCTGCGCCCCTGGGACCGGGCGGCCGGGGCGCTCATCGCGCGCGAGGCGGGCGCCCTGACCGGCGGCCGTCCCGGCGGGCGGGAGGACGACGCCCTGACCGTGGCCGCCCCGCCCGGCGTGTTCGAACCGCTCCAGGCCCTCCTGGAGGACTTCGGGGCCTGGCACGACTGACGGGGTCCGCCGTTCACCCGCGCGGGCGGTGGATGGCGCCTCACGGCCCTCACGGGGTCACGGAGGCGCGCGCCGCACCACCCTGCCAGGGGCGGCGGCGCGGGCGGCACCGTCCGCCGCTCAGGAGTCGCCGCCACGGGAGGCCGTACAGGCCGTACCAGAGCCCCGCCCGGCGGCGCGAGAGCCCTGCGGCCCGCGCTCCCGGGCCGTGCGGTCCGCCGCGCCCTGACCGTAGGTCCCGTCTTCGGGACCTTCGGTCCCGCGCGGACCGTTGGCGGGCGATCGGCCCCGGCGGGCGCCCGGGGCCGGACCCGGCTCCCGCGCCAGGGCCGCAAGGGCCTAGGTGTTCTGTCCCGGGAGGTTGTGGACGGGTGATGCAGGTCTCGGCTGAGGGATCTTGAAATGGGTGAGGGCCTTCTGGCCTGGTGTGGATTGCGACATCTGCACCGGCGACCAGAAAGGCCCTCGTGCCCCACCGTAATGCACCCCTGACCGAGACCGGACGGCTGCGCCTGGCCCGCTGCGTGGTCAAGGACGGCTGGCCGCTTCGGCGGGCCGCCGAACGTTTCCAGGTCTCACCCACCACCGCCCATCGATGGGCTGCCCGCTACCGGGCCATGGGCGAGGCCGGGATGGGCGACCGTTCCTCCCGTCCGCACGCAAGCCCGCGCCGGACCCCGACCCGCACCGAACGCCGGATCATCAAGGTCCGCCTCATCCGCCGGTGGGGGCCGGCCCGCATCGCCCACCTCCTGGACCTGGTGCCCTCCACGGTCCACCGCGTGCTGACCCGCTTCGGGCTGGCCCGCCTGACCTCCCTGGACCGGGCCACCGGCCGTGTCATACGACGCTACGAACGCGACCGGCCCGGCGAACTCGTGCACGTCGACATCAAGAAACTCGGCAACATCCCCGACGGCGGCGGCCACAAGACCCTCGGCCGCCAAGCCGGCCGCAAGACGAAGTCCGGCGTCGGCTACAGCTACATCCACACCGCCGTCGACGACCACTCCCGTCTCGCCTACAGCGAGATCCTGGCCGACGAGAAGAGGGAGACCGCCACCACCTTCTGGCAGCGGGCCCACGCCTACTTCGCCTCATGCGGGATCACGGTGCAGCGGGTCCTGACCGACAACGGCTCGTGCTACAGATCCCACGCCTGGCGCGACGCGCTGGCGGCGGCCGGGATCACCCACAAGCGAACCCGGCCCTACCGGCCCCAGACCAACGGCAAGGTCGAACGCTTCAACCGCACCCTGCTCGACGAATGGGCCTACGCCCGCCCCTACCGCTCAGAGCAGGAACGACGCGATGCCTTCCCCGACTGGCTGCATACCTACAATCACCACCGCGGACACACCGCGCTCGCAGGCAAACCACCCGCCAGCCGCGTCCCCAACCTCACAGGGCAATACACCTAGGCCAGGGCCCCACGGCCCTTGCGGGCGGTCGCCGGAGAGGCCCGTGGGCATGCGAAGGCCCCGGAGTCCCGAGGGACGCCGGGGCCTTCGAGGGCGGTCCGTCAGACGGAGACCGGGGAGATGGAGGAGACCTCCACGCCGTGCTCCGCCGCGAGGCGCCGGAGGTCGTCCAGCTCCGCCTGCTCGACGTCGGCCAGGAAGTCGTCTCCGGTCTCCCGCGCCCGCGTCAGGTCGGTTTCCGTCGCCCTTATGCGCTGCAGCAGTCCTGCGGTGAAAGCGTCCATGATGCGCCCCCTCGTCATGGGTCGGTGGTGGCACGGGGGTGTGCCGAGGGTGGGGTCCGGACCACGCACAGCGCCTCTGGGGGACAGAGCGGCTCGTGGCCGTGCCACATACACGGCGTGATCTCGGGTGTGCAGTCGTCCTCCCCAGACGCGACCTCAGGGAAACCTCAAGGGCCGGGGAGTCTCGCGAACATGTCCGGTCGCGCACCCTCCCGCACAGTCGGCCGTCCGGTCGCCTTACAGCCGGTTTACGCGCGTAAGGGGCAGGATGGCCAGGACAGCGGCACCCCCGCCGCTGTCCAGGATCTGCCCGCTTCCGGGCTCGGAGGAAGGATCAGCGCCGTGCGCGTACTCGTCGTCGAGGACGAGCAGCTGCTCGCCGATGCGGTGGCCACCGGACTGCGCCGGGAGGCCATGGCCGTCGACGTCGTGTACGACGGGGCCGCGGCCCTGGAGCGCGTCGGCGTCAACGACTACGACGTCGTCGTCCTCGACCGCGACCTGCCCCTCGTCCACGGGGACGACGTCTGCCGCAGGATCGTCGAGCTGGGCATGGCGACCCGCGTCCTGATGCTCACCGCCTCCGGCGACGTCAGCGACCGCGTCGAGGGCCTGGAGCTGGGCGCCGACGACTACCTGCCCAAGCCGTTCGCGTTCAGCGAGCTGACCGCCCGCGTCCGGGCGCTCGGACGGCGGACGACCACCGCGCTGCCGCCCGTCCTGGAGCGGGCCGGCATCAGGCTGGACCCCAACCGCCGCGAGGTCTTCCGCGACGGCCGGGAGGTCCAGCTGGCCCCCAAGGAGTTCGCCGTGCTGGAGGTGCTGATGCGCAGCGAGGGCGCCGTCGTCTCCGCCGAGCAGCTGCTGGAGAAGGCCTGGGACGAGAACACCGACCCGTTCACCAACGTCGTCCGCGTCACGGTCATGACCCTCCGCCGCAAGCTCGGCGAGCCTCCGGTCATCATCACCGTGCCCGGCTCCGGCTACCGGATCTGACCGTGGCGGACACACCCACACCGCGCGCGGCCCCGCCCAAACCGACCTGGGACCCGCGGGCCCCCGCGCGCCCGCTGCTGCGGCCGACCATCCGGATACGGCTCACCCTGCTGTACGGCGGGATGTTCCTCATCGCCGGGGTCCTGCTGCTGTCGATCATCTACCTGCTCACCCGGCAGGCCCTCTACATCAGCACCGACGACCTGCCCTTCAAGCTGCTCAAGGGCGAGGTCGACCCCAACTTCGACTGGTGCCGGCTGCCCGCCGAGGGGGTGACGGCGGAGCAGTTCAACGACGCCATGGCCGGATGCCTCCAGCACCAGCGGGACCTGGCCCTGGACGACCTGCTGCGGCGCTCGCTCTTCGCCCTGCTGGGCCTGAGCATCATCGCGTTCGCCTTCGGGTACGCCATGGCGGGCCGGGTGCTCTCGCCGCTCGGCCGGATCACCCGCACCGCCCGCCAGGTCGCCGGCTCGGACCTGAGCCGCCGCATCAAGCTGGTCGGCCCGGACGACGAGCTCAAGGAGCTGGCGGACACCTTCGACGAGATGCTGGACCGGCTGGAGCGCGCCTTCACGGCCCAGCAGCGCTTCGTCGCCAACGCCTCGCACGAGCTGCGCACCCCGCTGGCGATCAACCGCACGCTCCTGGAGGTCCACCTCTCCGACCCCGCCGCCCCCGTGGAGATGAGGGAGCTGGGCAAGGCGCTGCTGGCCACCAACGAGCGCAGCGAGCAGCTGGTGGAGGGCCTGCTGCTGCTGGCCCGCAGCGAGAACCAGATCGTGGAGCGCAAGCCCGTCGACATCGCCGAGGTGGCGTCCCGCGCCATCGACCAGGTGCGCGGCGAGGCCGAGGAGCGGGGCGTGGAGTTCCGCGGCGAGCGCGCGCCGGCGGTCGTCCAGGGCAACGGCGTGCTGCTGGAGCGCATCGCCCTGAACCTGGTCCAGAACGCCGTGCGCTACAACGTCCCCGAGGACGGCTGGGTGGAGGTCACCACGGCCGTGGAGGGCGGCCAGGCGGTGCTGGTGGTGTCGAACACGGGCCCGGTCGTCCCCGCCTACGAGATCGACAACCTCTTCGAGCCGTTCCGGCGGCTGCGGGAGGAGCGGACCGGCAGCGACCGGGGCGTCGGCCTCGGCCTGTCGATCGTCCGGTCGGTGGCGCGCGCCCACGGCGGGCGGATCACCGCGGTGCCGCGCGAGGGCGGCGGGCTTGTGATGCGTGTCACTTTTCCGCGCTGACGTCTTCACGCCGTCGCCTTCGTTGTTCGCTGTACGCGGAATTCCCGCAGGTGGGCGACGTCTGCACGCTGTGTGATCGATCACAGGTGCAGACCTTTCGGTCATCACCCTCTGTGAGGGGAATTGCCTCTGGAAAACCATGGATTGTCCTGGTTTCCGGCCACCTGCATCACGGGAAGTACACGGGGTGGTGCCTGCGAGGCGGGCCCTCCCGACCGTGTACGGTCCCGTTCGCCACCCAAACCCGATTACTCGCGAGGGGTCCGGTTGGGTGTCGATTGAGTAACAGACCTTGATGTGAGGCAAAATCTCCGCCTCAGGTCGGGCACAAGTCCGGCCTCTCACGCGTTACGTGCGCTGGAGACACCGCAAACACCCAGAGGGGGAGAGTGACATGGCTACGGACTACGACACCCCACGCAAGACCGACGACGACGTCGACCAGGACAGTCTCGAGGAGCTGAAGGCCCGGCGGAACGACAAGTCGACCTCGGCGGTCGACGTGGACGAGTTCGAGGCCGCCGAGGGCCTCGAACTGCCGGGGGCCGACCTCTCCAACGAGGAGCTGGCCGTCCGGGTCCTGCCGAAGCAGGCGGACGAGTTCACGTGCATGAGCTGCTTCCTCGTGCACCACCGCAGTCAGCTGGCTCGGGAGAAGAACGGCCAGCCGATCTGCCGAGACTGCGACTGAGGACCGGTCGGTCGTGGCAGGCGAAAGCCGGTTCAGGAAGAGGCTCCGCTTCCCCGGGAAGCCGGAGGCCGCCGAGGACGGCCCGGGGTCGGCGGACGGCTCCCGGTCGTCGGCCGAGCCCTCCGTCCACCTGCCCTCCCCCGACGCGCGTGACGACGGGCGAGGCCACTCGGCCTCGCTCGAACCCGCGGGCGGCGACGCGGGGCACCGCCGCCCCCTGGCCGCTGCCGGGGCGCGCGGGGTGGACCTGGTGAAGCGCGGCGCGCTCCGGAGCGCCGCGGGCGCCCGGACCGCCCTCGCGTACGTGGCCGAGCGGATCATCGAGAACGCCCCGCGGGTCCCCGTACGGGACCTCGCGACGCTGCGCCGGCAGTTCCCGGGCCTCGGGCCCGAGCAGCTCGCCGACAAGCTGGTCGCGGGAGCCGCGTCGGCCTCGGCCACGGTCGGCGCGGGAGTCGGCGCCGCCGCCATGCTGCCCGTGCCGCCGGCGATGCCCGCCGAACTGGCGGCCGAGATCACCGGCGTCGCCGCCATCGAGATGAAGCTCATCGCCGAGCTGCACGAGGTCTACGGCCAGCGGCCGCCCGGCGATCTCAGGGAGCGCGCCATGGCCTACCTGGCGGCGTGGACCGAGGAGCGCGGCATCGACCTCACCAAGCCGACCACGGTGAACGCCGCGCTCGGCGGCCGGATGAAGCGCGAACTGCGCCAGCAGATCGTCAAGCGCACGATGCGCAACCTGCCCAACCTGCTCCCGTTCATGATCGGCGCCACCGTCGGCGCCGTGCTGAACCGCCGCGACACGAAGAAGGTCGCCGAGAAGGTGCGCAACGACCTGCGGACCCGCCAGGTCCCCTGGGACGCCCTCCCCGACCTGCCCCCGCTGGAGCAGCCGGAGAACCCCAAGCAGCTCGGCTTCTAGGCCCCGGCCGGCCCCGCCGACTCCGGGCGCCCGTCAGCCGCGCCCCACCCGCCCCCGGCACCCCACCCCGCGCGGTTGGGCCGCCTTCTGCGGGCCCGCCCCCTCGGGTCCCGAGCCGGACGCGCGGGCGCGTCCGAGGTGCGGCCACTGCCGGACGGCGCCCCCGCCAGACCGATCCGGCGTTCCGCTACCGCGTACGTCCTCGCCGGGCTCCCCGGGCTCCCCGGGCGTCCTCAGGCCGGCGCCCCGTCGAACGAACGCCCCCGCCGGACGCCCCGGCCAGGCACCCCCGCCGCCGGACGCCCCCGCCGGGGACGCCCCGCCGGCGCCCCGTTCAGTCCCCCTGCCGGGCGGCCTCGCGGGCCTCGCGGATGGCGGCGGCCAGCCCCTCCGGGTCGCGGGTGGAGACGTACACGTACGGCGTCGGGTCCCGCGGGTCGGTGACCTCCACGCGCACCGCGCCGGTGATGTACCCCCGCAGCAGCAGGAACGCGCGCGGGTCCGCCTTGTACGTGCGCCAGGCCCGCGCCTCCTCGCCCTCCAGGGCCTCCGGCTCGCCCAGCGCCTCCACCGGGATCCGCGCGTCGCCCGCGACCAGCGAACCGGCCACGACGCGCACCCGCGCCGAGCCGTACGAGCTGACGGCGATCGACGCGAGCGCCCCCGCCAGGATGAGCCCGCCCAGCATCGGCACCGCGCCCAGCGGCAGCGCCACCAGGCCGCCGGAGACCCCCAGCAGGGCGGCGATCAGCCACCACGTTCCGGGGGCGGTGAGGCGTTCGTCGTACCCGGGGGCGTGCTCGGGAGCGTGCGCGGGAGCCGAAGGGCGGTCGGAAGGCTGCATACACCCAAGCTTGGCACGGTGCGCCCGCCGCCCCGCCGCGCGGGTAAGGTCTGCGGCTGTGACCACTGCACTGACCCCT is a window encoding:
- a CDS encoding IS481 family transposase; its protein translation is MPHRNAPLTETGRLRLARCVVKDGWPLRRAAERFQVSPTTAHRWAARYRAMGEAGMGDRSSRPHASPRRTPTRTERRIIKVRLIRRWGPARIAHLLDLVPSTVHRVLTRFGLARLTSLDRATGRVIRRYERDRPGELVHVDIKKLGNIPDGGGHKTLGRQAGRKTKSGVGYSYIHTAVDDHSRLAYSEILADEKRETATTFWQRAHAYFASCGITVQRVLTDNGSCYRSHAWRDALAAAGITHKRTRPYRPQTNGKVERFNRTLLDEWAYARPYRSEQERRDAFPDWLHTYNHHRGHTALAGKPPASRVPNLTGQYT
- a CDS encoding DUF4193 domain-containing protein; translation: MATDYDTPRKTDDDVDQDSLEELKARRNDKSTSAVDVDEFEAAEGLELPGADLSNEELAVRVLPKQADEFTCMSCFLVHHRSQLAREKNGQPICRDCD
- a CDS encoding inositol monophosphatase family protein; the encoded protein is MTDQPPPTPGPAGEPPLEELLSVALEAARRAGALLRDGRPVDLGVAATKSSPIDVVTEMDIAAEKLITDHLAEHRPHDGLLGEEGGASEGTSGIRWVVDPLDGTVNYLYGLPTWAVSIAAERDGEALVGVVEVPLRGETFQAVRGRGAWLGERRLRCRPAPQLDRALIATGFNYVTTVRAHQAEVAHRLLPLVRDVRRSGSAAVDLADVAAGRLDGYYERGLRPWDRAAGALIAREAGALTGGRPGGREDDALTVAAPPGVFEPLQALLEDFGAWHD
- a CDS encoding DUF3093 domain-containing protein, coding for MQPSDRPSAPAHAPEHAPGYDERLTAPGTWWLIAALLGVSGGLVALPLGAVPMLGGLILAGALASIAVSSYGSARVRVVAGSLVAGDARIPVEALGEPEALEGEEARAWRTYKADPRAFLLLRGYITGAVRVEVTDPRDPTPYVYVSTRDPEGLAAAIREAREAARQGD
- a CDS encoding response regulator transcription factor, yielding MRVLVVEDEQLLADAVATGLRREAMAVDVVYDGAAALERVGVNDYDVVVLDRDLPLVHGDDVCRRIVELGMATRVLMLTASGDVSDRVEGLELGADDYLPKPFAFSELTARVRALGRRTTTALPPVLERAGIRLDPNRREVFRDGREVQLAPKEFAVLEVLMRSEGAVVSAEQLLEKAWDENTDPFTNVVRVTVMTLRRKLGEPPVIITVPGSGYRI
- a CDS encoding sensor histidine kinase, translated to MADTPTPRAAPPKPTWDPRAPARPLLRPTIRIRLTLLYGGMFLIAGVLLLSIIYLLTRQALYISTDDLPFKLLKGEVDPNFDWCRLPAEGVTAEQFNDAMAGCLQHQRDLALDDLLRRSLFALLGLSIIAFAFGYAMAGRVLSPLGRITRTARQVAGSDLSRRIKLVGPDDELKELADTFDEMLDRLERAFTAQQRFVANASHELRTPLAINRTLLEVHLSDPAAPVEMRELGKALLATNERSEQLVEGLLLLARSENQIVERKPVDIAEVASRAIDQVRGEAEERGVEFRGERAPAVVQGNGVLLERIALNLVQNAVRYNVPEDGWVEVTTAVEGGQAVLVVSNTGPVVPAYEIDNLFEPFRRLREERTGSDRGVGLGLSIVRSVARAHGGRITAVPREGGGLVMRVTFPR